In Carassius carassius chromosome 5, fCarCar2.1, whole genome shotgun sequence, one genomic interval encodes:
- the LOC132141476 gene encoding pyruvate dehydrogenase E1 component subunit alpha, mitochondrial-like, with protein sequence MRKMLTIISNVLRGSASRNGTRVVVSARTYADFNPQASFDIKNCDVHKLEEGPPLQAVLTREEGLQYYRTMQTIRRMELKADQLYKQKIIRGFCHLYDGQEACAVGIEAGINLSDHLITAYRAHGYTYTRGGTVREIMAELTGRRGGIAKGKGGSMHMYTKHFYGGNGIVGAQVPLGAGVALACKYLGKNELCVCLYGDGAANQGQIFETYNMASLWKLPCIFVCENNQYGMGTSVERAAASTDYYKRGDFIPGLRVDGMDVLCVREATKFAAEHCRSGKGPILMELLTYRYHGHSMSDPGVSYRTREEIQEVRSKSDPIALLKDRMLSNNMVSVEELKEIDVEVRKKIEDAAQFATTDPEPPLEELCNHIFYNEPPMEVRGISPWIKLKSVS encoded by the exons ATGCGAAAGATGCTAACCATCATTTCTAACGTTCTGAGGGGCAGCGCCAGCAGGAAC gGCACAAGAGTGGTGGTATCTGCCAGGACCTATGCAGACTTTAACCCTCAGGCCTCCTTTGATATTAAG AATTGTGATGTACACAAGCTGGAGGAGGGCCCTCCACTGCAGGCTGTGCTCACAAGAGAGGAGGGGCTTCAGTACTATCGCACGATGCAGACCATTAGACGTATGGAGCTCAAAGCTGATCAGCTCTACAAGCAGAAGATCATCAGGGGCTTCTGTCACCTTTACGATGGACAG GAAGCATGTGCAGTTGGTATTGAGGCAGGTATCAATCTATCAGATCATCTAATCACAGCCTATCGTGCCCATGGGTATACTTACACTAGAGGGGGCACCGTTCGTGAGATCATGGCAGAGCTCACTG GTCGTAGAGGAGGCATTGCCAAAGGAAAGGGAGGGTCTATGCATATGTACACTAAACATTTTTATGGAGGAAATGGAATTGTGGGAGCACAg GTGCCTCTTGGGGCAGGTGTAGCGTTGGCCTGCAAATACCTGGGCAAGAATGAGCTGTGTGTCTGTCTTTATGGTGATGGTGCTGCAAATCAG GGTCAGATCTTTGAAACATATAATATGGCATCTCTGTGGAAGCTGCCCTGCATTTTCGTTTGCGAGAATAACCAATATGGCATGGGTACTTCTGTGGAGAGAGCGGCGGCTAGTACTGACTACTACAAGAGAGGCGATTTCATCCCTGGATTAAGA GTGGATGGCATGGATGTCCTTTGTGTAAGGGAGGCCACCAAATTTGCTGCTGAACACTGCAGATCAGGAAAA GGTCCTATTTTGATGGAGCTGCTGACCTATCGTTACCATGGACACAGTATGAGTGACCCAGGAGTAAG CTATCGCACACGTGAGGAGATCCAGGAGGTGCGCAGTAAGAGTGACCCCATCGCGTTGCTGAAGGATCGCATGCTGAGCAACAACATGGTCAGCGTGGAGGAGCTTAAG GAGATTGATGTGGAGGTAAGGAAGAAGATTGAAGATGCTGCTCAGTTTGCCACCACAGACCCTGAGCCTCCACTGGAGGAACTTTGCAACCACATCTTCTACAATGAACCTCCTATGGAAGTGCGTGGCATCAGCCCCTGGATCAAGCTCAAGTCCGTCAGCTAA
- the LOC132141475 gene encoding CTD nuclear envelope phosphatase 1A-like gives MLKTRQCLLGIRTFLGVTSRIWSFILYILRKHLRTIIQYQTVRYDTLPLSPLSRNRLHAVKKKILVLDLDETLIHSHHDGVLRPTVRPGTPPDFILKVVIDKHPVRFFVHKRPHVDFFLEVVSQWYELVVFTASMEIYGSAVADKLDNNRDILKRRYYRQHCTLDLGSYIKDLSVVHSDLSSIVILDNSPGAYRSHPDNAIPIKSWFSDPSDTALLNLLPMLDALRFTSDVRSVLSRNLHQHRLW, from the exons ATGTTGAAGACACGACAGTGTTTACTCGGGATTCGCACTTTTCTCGGAGTGACGTCTAGAATATGGAGTTTCATTTTATACATCCTCAGGAAGCATCTACGAACG ATAATCCAGTACCAAACAGTGCGTTATGACACATTACCTCTCTCCCCTCTTTCCAGAAACAGACTCC ATGCGGTGAAGAAGAAGATACTGGTGTTGGATCTGGATGAGACTTTAATTCACTCTCACCATGATGGCGTCCTTAGACCTACAGTGAGGCCTGGTACACCACCAGACTTTATCCTCAAG gtgGTAATAGACAAGCACCCAGTCAGGTTTTTTGTCCATAAAAGGCCACACGTCGACTTCTTTCTAGAAGTG GTTAGTCAGTGGTATGAGCTGGTAGTATTTACAGCTAGTATGGAGATCTATGGATCGGCTGTAGCAGATAAACTGGATAACAACAGGGATATTCTCAAAAGAAGATATTACAGACAG CACTGTACTTTGGATTTAGGGAGCTACATTAAAGATCTGTCTGTAGTACACAGTGATCTCTCTAGTATAGTCATTCTGGACAACTCGCCCGGAGCTTATCGAAGTCACCCAG ACAATGCAATACCTATAAAGTCGTGGTTCAGTGACCCAAGCGACACAGCACTTCTTAACCTGCTCCCAATGTTGGATGCATTGAG GTTTACCTCAGACGTTCGCTCCGTCCTCAGTCGAAACCTCCACCAGCATCGTCTTTGGTGA